From the Prunus dulcis chromosome 4, ALMONDv2, whole genome shotgun sequence genome, one window contains:
- the LOC117626436 gene encoding proteasome subunit beta type-4-like, giving the protein MESNQAKPGLLCNPEASQRTLYPYVTGTSVVALKYKDGILMAADMGGSYGSTLRYKSVERMKPIGKHSLLGASGEISDFQELLRYLDELILYDNMWDDGNSLGPKEVHNYLTRVMYNRRNKFNPLWNSLVLGGVKKGQKYLGMVSMIGVNFEDNHVATGFGNHLARPILRDEWHENLTFEEGVKLLEKCMRVLLYRDRSAVNKLQISKITEEGVTISQPYSLKTFWGFSAFENPTLGAEGSW; this is encoded by the exons ATGGAGTCGAACCAAGCCAAACCCGGCCTACTGTGCAACCCTGAAGCCTCTCAGAGAACCCT gtACCCATATGTAACTGGTACATCTGTGGTGGCACTGAAATACAAAGATGGAATTTTGATGGCTGCTGATATGGGAG GTTCTTATGGGTCTACCTTGCGATACAAGAGTGTGGAACGAATGAAGCCTATTGGAAAGCATTCTCTTCTTGGTGCAAGTGGAGAAATAAGTGACTTTCAAGAGCTATTACGTTATCTTGATGAGCTCAT CCTATATGACAACATGTGGGATGATGGCAACTCTTTGGGACCTAAAGAGGTCCACAACTATTTGACCCGGGTGATGTACAATAGGCGTAACAAGTTCAATCCGCTGTGGAACTCTCTTGTCCTTGGTGGAGTGAAAAAAGGACAGAAGTACCTTGGCATG GTTAGCATGATAGGTGTAAATTTTGAGGACAATCATGTAGCTACAGGATTTGGAAATCACCTTGCACGGCCTATTCTTCGTGATGAATGGCATGAGAACTTGACTTTTGAAGAGGGTGTAAAGCTACTGGAGAAATGCATGCGTGTCCTCCTCTATCGTGATCGGTCTGCTGTCAACAAGCTTCAG ATTTCCAAAATCACTGAAGAAGGTGTAACCATCTCTCAGCCCTACTCTTTGAAGACTTTCTGGGGTTTCTCTGCTTTTGAAAATCCAACATTGGGTGCTGAAGGATCATGGTAG